The DNA segment GGACAAGCCGTAGCGTGGAGACATCGGGTCGCATGACCATGTCCCCATAGCCGTTCTCCCAGGAAGACATCGCGTAACCGTCGATGGTGTTCATTTCCACGTCGACGGATAGCAGATAGTTGCAGCCCTCTGCCCCGTGCCCGAGTACGTCCTCGAGGAAGGAACGGGCGCCGCAGCGTTTACCCTGAAGGCGGCCCAGAGAATCGGTGATGGCCACCACTACGGTATCGATCTTTCCGGCGGCGACCTGCTCCCTTAACTCATCGATGCTCAGTTGTGCCTGTGTGCCAATTGCCTGATCGGTCATCTGTTATCCGTCGCTTCGACTTGGTTCGGGGATGGGTGGGGTGAAAGCTGGGTGACGCGGTGCTCAGTTCTTTAGCTCCGCCTCGGCCGCGGCCAGCCGGGCGAATTCCTCTTCGGGAGCGCCGGCGACAATGTGGTGGCGGCTGTAGAACCAGTAGTACAGCAGGGCCGCACCAAAGATTCCTGCCGTTATCGATGCCGCGAGCACATCGACAACGAAGGTGGCAACGACAGCGACGGCGGCCAGCGCCAGTGCAATGGAGGTCGTCACAACGCCTCCGGGGGTTCGGTAGCCACGGGGAAGGTCAGGTTCTTTCTTCCGCAGCACAATGTGGGAAAGGTTGAGCAGGACGTAGGACACGGTGGCGCCGAATACTGCGATGTTGATCAGGAGTCCGCCGTTACCCGTGGCGGCGGCCAGGATGAATCCCACGGTGCCGGGGATGATCAGCGCCCAGTAGGGCGTGCGTCGGCTGCCCGTGAGCGACAGCCACCGGGGAAGGTACCCGGCACGGGACAGGGCGAACAACTGGCGTGAGTAGGCGTAGATGATCGAGAAGAAGCTGGCCACAAGACCCGCAAGGCCCGCATAGTTGACGAATTCGGCGAGGACTGAGTTTTCACCGTAGACATGTCGCAGAGCTTCCGGGAGGGGGTTGTCGGAGGTACTCATGGCCTCCGACCCGCCTGCTCCCGGTACCAGAACAAGCATCAGCGCGCCGAAAACCACAAGGATCAGCATGGCGGCTATGATTCCGCGCGGCATGTCCTTCTTCGGGTCCGCCGTTTCCTCGGCGGCTAGTGGAACACCTTCGATCGCCAGAAAGAACCAGATCCCATAGACGAGGGCGCCCACGACGCCGCTGATTCCCATCGGCAAAAATGCGCTGGAAGCGGGGGAACCATCCGGAACGATGTCGAAAAGGTTCGCCGCACTGACGTGTGGGAGTAGGCCAATTACCGTGGCCGCCAACGCCACGACGGCGATAGCCGTGATCGCAAAGATCAGCCGAAGGGCCTCGCCCACGCCCCGGAGATGGATTCCCACAAAAATCGCGTACGTCACCAGATAAACGGGCCAGGAGTTTGTCAGACCGAAGAGTCCTAGGGCTTCGACGTAACCACCGATGAAGATTGCAATGGCCGCTGGGGCAACTGCATACTCGATCAGCACGGCCATCCCGGTGGCGAATCCTCCCATGGGCCCCAGCGCGCGCCGCGCGAACCCGTATCCTGCGCCAGCGGCAGGCAATGTGGACGATAGTTCGGCCAGACCGAAAACCATGCATGTGTACATGATTCCCATCAGTACAAAGGCGATGAGGAGCCCACCCCAGCCTCCTTGCGCGAGGCCTAGATTCCATCCCGCGAAGTCCCCTGAGATAACGTACGCCACCCCGAGACCGGCTAACAGCACCCACCCGGCGGCCCCACGTTTGAGTTGGCGGTGCTGAAGGTATGTTTTTTCGGAGTCTGGCTGTTTCGATGCCATGCCGGTCCCTCTCTTCGATCTTAATGGTCTTTTATTAGTCCATGAAGTTGATCCCAGTGTGAGCTAAATCACGAAGTTCGTCAATGGTTTCCGCCTACGTCCGATCAGGCTCCGATAGCAATCGTTTTAGTTGCAGACCTGAATAGGATGGTGGCATGGAAGCCGAATCATTTGAGGGAGCGGCTCGGTTCCTTCGACCGGTCAGGCAGGGGAACGCCTTTGAAGAAACGATCGAGCGACTCTTGCGGAACATCAAACTGGGAATTCTTGCGGCCGGCGACAAGCTTCCCCCCGAGCGTGAGCTTGCCGATTTGCTGGGGGTGTCACGTGCCACCCTCCGAGAGGCCCTCGCCGAATTGCACAAAGCCGGATATGTCGAGGTCAAACGCGGCCGCTACGGTGGCACCTACATCGCACAGAACCGCCTTCCGGGGCCGGAAGCATATCCGAACATCAGCCCCGAGGAGGTTGAGGATGTGCTGATCCTCCGCGGTGTGCTGGAGCCGGCCGCGGCTTCCCTTGCCGCCAGGGCGAGGTTGTCCCCTCCCCAGCGTCGGCACCTACTCGATACCTTGGCGGAGGTGGCAGGGGCGTCGGCTAATGCCTATCGGCCCAAGGATGCGAGATTCCACGTGGCCATCGCGGAAGTAGCCGGCTCGCGGAGCCTGGCAACTGCCGTGGCTGATGCCCGTGCGAGAGTCAGCGATCTTTTGGACTGTATACCCCTGCTGGAGCCTAATCTTGAGCATTCCAACAAGCAGCACCAGAGAATTGTCGATGCCATCCTGAGCGGTAACTCCGAGGAAGCGTATGAGGCTACCGAGGATCATTTGCAGGGAACAGCCTCGCTGCTCCGTGGATTTCTTGGCACGTCCCGAAGCTCCACCCCTGAACCCCCCAGTGAATCCGGGCCTAGCCACGGTGAATGAAGCGGGAAGTGCCGCGAGCAGGCTGGTGGTGACCACGGATTGGCTCCCGATGCCTCCGCCTATGCGGGGCGGACGCCTATCCCCAGTAAACTGAATCTCATGTTGAACACCCCCTGGGACACCGGATCGGATCTGTACCGTCGGCTGGTGATCGCTGCCCTGGTGCTGACCGGCGCGGGAATCCTGATTGCCGTGCTCGGCGCCGTCACCGGTAGCAATGCGACGGTGTTCACCGGAATCCCCGTGCTGGCTGCAGGTCTCATCACCCACCTTGCTGGCCTCGTGGTCAGGACACGGGATGCCAGACGCCGGCATCAGGCCCGCGCTCCAAAGAAGTAACCTGCCCTGCACTAGGCTGGGATACGAACGTCGATCGCATCCGGCAGGAGCACCATGACCATTAATCCCGAGCTGCAGGGCCGCAGCTATCCAGCAGGCGCCGTCTATACGGTGGGCCGCGAGAAGATCCGCGAATTCGCGCGGGCGGTGAAGGCTACCCACCCGTCGCACTACGACGTCGACGCCGCCCGCGAGCTGGGCCACCGCGACCTGGTGGCACCGCCGACCTTCGCGATCATTGTCGCCCAGCTGGCCGATGCCCAGCTGGTCTCCGATCCGGATGCGGGCATCGATTTTTCCCGAGTCGTGCATGCCGACCAGCGGTTCATCCACCACCGCGCCATCGTGGCGGGCGACGAACTGGTCGCCGAACTCCACGTTGATACGGTCAGGGCCATGGGAGGCGGCGCAATGATCACTACCCGCGCCGAGATCTCGACTACCGACGGCGAAAAGACCGCCACCACGACGTCGTCGCTGCTGGTGCGCGGGGAGGAACAGTAATGGGTATTGCTATCGCCGACCTCACCGTCGGCCAGGAGATCGGCTCCGCCACCGTCGAGGTCACCCGGCAGGACCTGGTGAAATATGCGGGAGCCTCGGGTGACTTCAATCCGATCCACTGGAATGCCGACTTCGCGCAGGGTGTTGGCCTGCCGGGCGTGATCGCCCACGGCATGTTCACCATGGGCGCCGCCGTCCAGTTGGTCACCGACTGGGTGGGCGACCCCACCGCCGTCGTCGACTACCAGACGCGGTTCACCAAGCCGGTCATCGTCGAAGACACCACCGCTGCGGGCACTCCCGGCGCGGTAATCGAGGTGGCCGGCAAAATC comes from the Arthrobacter sp. CAN_C5 genome and includes:
- the eat gene encoding ethanolamine permease; the encoded protein is MASKQPDSEKTYLQHRQLKRGAAGWVLLAGLGVAYVISGDFAGWNLGLAQGGWGGLLIAFVLMGIMYTCMVFGLAELSSTLPAAGAGYGFARRALGPMGGFATGMAVLIEYAVAPAAIAIFIGGYVEALGLFGLTNSWPVYLVTYAIFVGIHLRGVGEALRLIFAITAIAVVALAATVIGLLPHVSAANLFDIVPDGSPASSAFLPMGISGVVGALVYGIWFFLAIEGVPLAAEETADPKKDMPRGIIAAMLILVVFGALMLVLVPGAGGSEAMSTSDNPLPEALRHVYGENSVLAEFVNYAGLAGLVASFFSIIYAYSRQLFALSRAGYLPRWLSLTGSRRTPYWALIIPGTVGFILAAATGNGGLLINIAVFGATVSYVLLNLSHIVLRKKEPDLPRGYRTPGGVVTTSIALALAAVAVVATFVVDVLAASITAGIFGAALLYYWFYSRHHIVAGAPEEEFARLAAAEAELKN
- a CDS encoding FadR/GntR family transcriptional regulator produces the protein MEAESFEGAARFLRPVRQGNAFEETIERLLRNIKLGILAAGDKLPPERELADLLGVSRATLREALAELHKAGYVEVKRGRYGGTYIAQNRLPGPEAYPNISPEEVEDVLILRGVLEPAAASLAARARLSPPQRRHLLDTLAEVAGASANAYRPKDARFHVAIAEVAGSRSLATAVADARARVSDLLDCIPLLEPNLEHSNKQHQRIVDAILSGNSEEAYEATEDHLQGTASLLRGFLGTSRSSTPEPPSESGPSHGE
- a CDS encoding MaoC family dehydratase N-terminal domain-containing protein, producing the protein MTINPELQGRSYPAGAVYTVGREKIREFARAVKATHPSHYDVDAARELGHRDLVAPPTFAIIVAQLADAQLVSDPDAGIDFSRVVHADQRFIHHRAIVAGDELVAELHVDTVRAMGGGAMITTRAEISTTDGEKTATTTSSLLVRGEEQ
- a CDS encoding MaoC family dehydratase produces the protein MGIAIADLTVGQEIGSATVEVTRQDLVKYAGASGDFNPIHWNADFAQGVGLPGVIAHGMFTMGAAVQLVTDWVGDPTAVVDYQTRFTKPVIVEDTTAAGTPGAVIEVAGKIGAIDLDNSTVRVDLTVLSAGLKVLVKAQAVVHIW